Genomic window (Aquimarina sp. BL5):
CTTCGTAGTCTTTATCAGTAAACTTGAAATTGGCGATATTATCGTTTGGATGAGCATAATAATATCTTGTTCCGTAATCAAATATAGCATCTGATTGAAGTAGAGAAGTGGTTATATTACTAAATTTTGAAGTTTCCATTTCGATATCTGGTTGAATTCCTCCTCCATCATATACAGTTCTTCCTTTTTTTGTTTTAAAAGCTTTAAAATCTTTTTCACTTATGCGAACAGCTTTATTATTTTCATCCCGATTCCAATAATCCAGCGCTTGTATACACCTTCCACTTGGCGTATAATAGCGAGATATTGTTATTTTTAGCTGTGTCCCATAAGTAAGTTTTTTAGGGCGTTGCACTAGCCCTTTACCAAAACTTCTAGCGCCAATCACAACACCTCTATCTAAATCCTGAATACTTCCGGCAACAATTTCACTAGCAGAAGCACTTCTGCCATTTACTAACACCACTAAAGGAATCTCTGTATCAACAGGAGTTTTTTTCGTGAAATACTCTTTATTATATTTTTTTACAACTGATTTGGTTGTGGTAATAAGTTCTCCTTTAGGTACGAATATGTTGGTGACATTAATAGCTTCGCTAAGTAAACCTCCGGGATTTCCTCTTAGGTCTAGAATAATTTTATCCGCTCCTTTAGCTTTTAGATCTTTTAAAGCAGCAACAGTTTCTGACGAAGCTTTGTTATTAAATTTAGATAGTACAATATATCCTGTATTATCATCTAATAATGTAGAAAACGGAACAGCTTTTACTTCTATTTCTTCTCTGGTTAGGATTGTGGTTTTTGTTTGATCTTGCCTTTTGTAAGTAATTTCTACTTTGGTACCACTAGCTCCTTTAAGAAGCTCTCCTGCATCTTCTTCAAAATCTGACACAGTTACATCACCAATCTTAATAATTTCATCTCCAGCCTTAAGACCAGCTTTGTCTGCAGGATAATCTTTATAAGGTTCTACAATGATTATTTTATCCTTAACGGTTTTAACCGAAGCACCAATACCCGTATATTCTCCGGCATTTCTAATTTTGGATGCTTCTACATCTTGTTCGTTCCAATATTTAGTATATGGATCTAAATCATCTAGCATAGCCTTAATAGCAGTGTCCATAAGTTCTGCAGGATTCGTCTCATCCACATAATTCATGTTTAACTCTTTAAACATGGTAGTAAAAATTTCAATCTGTTTGGCGATTTCAAAAAAATCGGATTTAAAACTTACTGTAGATAATAGAATAATAACTGCAACTGCAGGATAAAGGACTCTCTTTTTCATACGTTTTATCTTTTTCATTTTTTATCAGGCAACAAGATGTTTAAAACTAAGGTGTTTCAATTTCTTTCGCAATGAACTTTTGTATAATTTCTTTTATTTTAGATTCAATTATTATATGGTCTGGCATTTCTTTACCAGTATATAAGAACATAAAAGCAAATTGATGAGTAGTGTTGTTGCCTACAATATACTTATTTTTTCTATAACTTTCGCGCAATAAACGTTTTATACGATTGCGATCTACAGCCTTTTTAAAATTACGCTTACTTACTGAAACTCCTGCTTGAATCTGAACTTCTTTTTCTAAGGTAGTTTTTCTGTAAATAAGTCGTATAGGATATTTGGCAATAGATTTCCCCTCTGAAAAAAGAAGCTCTATTTCCTTTTTACTTTTCAGTCTTTCATTTGTGCCAAAAGTTGCTTTCATGTTTGGGTAAAAATACAATAAGATTTGGTATAAGATATTCTTAAAAAGAAAAACCAGAATCGAAGTATTTCAATTCTGGTTTTCTGAATTATTCTAAAAATCAATACTATTTACTATTGAGAGAAATTATTATTGGCACTGTTTACATCTGCCATCTGTTTAGTTATATCAATTTCTATTGATTTTATACTAGATTTAGACTTAGAAATATCTAATGAATAGGATGGGTTAGTCCAGGTCCAATCAGCTAAAAGGGTACGTTTCATCTTCGGGAATGGATTCTCTTTTTCTTTTCTCATCATTCTTAGAGGAATGTAAAAAGATTCTTTGGTTCCATCTGTATACTCTACATATACATCTAGAGGCATTGGCATAAGTCCGATACGTTCTAGCGTGACAGAAGTTTTATTTTCTTTTTCTGAAACATCTTTTATCCCGTAGTCAACAGTATTTGTCGTTTGAGTCCAATCCGTTAGATACCAATCTAGTTGTATACCAGACACTTTTTCTGCTATACGTTTAAAGTCATTAGGTGTAGGATGTTTAAATTTCCATTCATCGTAGTATCGTTTGATTGTTTTTGATAAATTTTCTTCTCCTATAACATAACCAAGTTGTGCCATAAAAACAGCTCCTTTTGCATATGCAGTAGCTCCATAAGCTCCGTTTCTTGTATAACGATCCGCATGTGTAGATTGCGGTTGTTCTATCCCAGAAGTAGCAAGTTGAAAATATCCTTGGTACATTCCTGACATAGGATTGGTTTTATTTTGTTCCATTACTTTGTCCATTGCTAATGTAGAAATGTAACTTGTAAAACCTTCATCCATCCATTCATGCTTTGCTTCATTTGTAGCTAATATGTGTTGAAACCAAGCGTGTGCCATTTCGTGTGCTGTAACTCCTACGAGGCTTCCATAACTTCTTTCTCCTGTAATTAAAGTACACATTGCGTATTCCATTCCACCATCTCCTCCTTGGATAATCGAATATTGGTCATATGGGTATTTTCCAATTGTTGTACTGAAATATTTCATTAGGTCTACAGATTTAGGCTGTAGTTTTTTCCAGTTTTCTAGGTATTCTTTTTTGTTTTTATATAAGAAATGAAGTACTGGTCCATCAGGAACTTGAACTACATCGTGTATATATTCTGGATCTGCTGCCCAGGTAAAGTCATGCACGTTAGGAGCTATAAAGTGCCAAGAAAGTTTTTTTCCTTTCTGTTTCACTTTTGTTCCTGGTTTTTCATACCCATATCCTATTTCCTGCGGATTCTGTAAATAACCTGATCCTCCTAAAATATATTTTTTATCAATGTTTATGGTTACATCGAAGTTTCCCCAAACACCATGAAACTCTCGAGCAATATATGGGTCAGCATGCCAACCTTCGAAATCATATTCTGCCATTTTAGGATACCACTGCGTCATTGACAATGCTACATTCTCACTGCTATTACGTCCTGAACGACGTATCTGATTGGGAACCTGTCCATCAAAATCCATAGAAAAAGTTACTTTTTCTCCTGGTGCAATAGGTTTGTTTAATTGTACTTCTAACACAGTACCAGCGACTTCATATTTTACTTTTGTTCCATTTTGTGTTAAGCTAGAAACTTTTAAGTATCCTATTTCTTCTGGAGTAAGTTTACTGATTCTGTCCATTACTCTGGGATCCGGATCCGCAATGTTTCTAGAACGTACATCCATTTCGCTTCCTGGCTGAAATGCATTAAAATATAAGTGATAGAAAACTTGATATAAGGAATCAGGAGAATTGTTTGTGTAAATTAGTTCTTGCTTTCCTGTGTACTTAAAGTTTTCCACATTCATATCCACGTTCATTTTGTAATCAACGTGTTGTTGCCAATAGCCTGTATTATTTTGTGCCGAAACACCTAAAACTGATAGCAAAAATCCAATTGAGATTATTTTAAACATAACTTGTTTTGTTTTTTATTTAGATGTTTTTTCTGCTAAAATAAGAGCGTTATATAAGTTTACCATCTTACCAGATTTAGATAATTCTGTAAATTTATCAGAATTAGTAGCATCTCCACCAACTACTACAGTAGCAGTAGAGCTTAGGCCACTGTTCATTAATATTTGTTTTACCTGAGAGGCTTTTAATTTTGGATAATAAGATCGAATAATGGCTGCAACACCTGAAACAGCAGGAGCAGCCATAGAAGTCCCTTGAAGGTACTCATATGTATTAGATGGAGTAGTAGCCCATATTTTTACTCCAGGAGCAAAAGCATCTACATTGTTTTTTCCGTAATTAGAAAAGTCAGCTACTAGGTTAGCTCCATATTCATAATTTAATGCTCCTATGGTAATAAAATTATCAGCAACTTCAGATGAATTATCTGTTTGATCATTAGGATATACCGGTTTTTGATCTAAGTCTATTCCTTCATTTCCGGCTGCATTAACAATTAAGACGTCTTTTTCTGCGGCATATTTTATTGCTTCTCTTACCCATTCAGGATGAGTGGAGTAGTATTTTCCAAAACTCGTATTAATAACTTTAGCACCATTATCCGTAGCATATCGAATTGCTAATGCAATATCTTTATCATATTCATCACCATTAGGAACAGCTCTGATTGCCATTATTTTTACATTTTTTGCAACTCCATTAACTCCTTTTCCATTATTTCGTTCAGCTGCTATAATTCCTGCAACGTGAGTTCCGTGCTTTATACCTTCTTTTTCAGGATTAGGACCCATTACGTTATTGTTTCCGTAATCAGTATTATTCAAATC
Coding sequences:
- the rnpA gene encoding ribonuclease P protein component, translating into MKATFGTNERLKSKKEIELLFSEGKSIAKYPIRLIYRKTTLEKEVQIQAGVSVSKRNFKKAVDRNRIKRLLRESYRKNKYIVGNNTTHQFAFMFLYTGKEMPDHIIIESKIKEIIQKFIAKEIETP
- a CDS encoding S41 family peptidase, with product MKKRVLYPAVAVIILLSTVSFKSDFFEIAKQIEIFTTMFKELNMNYVDETNPAELMDTAIKAMLDDLDPYTKYWNEQDVEASKIRNAGEYTGIGASVKTVKDKIIIVEPYKDYPADKAGLKAGDEIIKIGDVTVSDFEEDAGELLKGASGTKVEITYKRQDQTKTTILTREEIEVKAVPFSTLLDDNTGYIVLSKFNNKASSETVAALKDLKAKGADKIILDLRGNPGGLLSEAINVTNIFVPKGELITTTKSVVKKYNKEYFTKKTPVDTEIPLVVLVNGRSASASEIVAGSIQDLDRGVVIGARSFGKGLVQRPKKLTYGTQLKITISRYYTPSGRCIQALDYWNRDENNKAVRISEKDFKAFKTKKGRTVYDGGGIQPDIEMETSKFSNITTSLLQSDAIFDYGTRYYYAHPNDNIANFKFTDKDYEDFKKFVKQSGFDYETATEKSLKKSLEVAKRDKLDEDISESYNALLASIKTSKEKGLDTYKTEIANLLTDEIVKRYSYREGLYNYYINHNPEIEKSKEILGNKAQYDKILK
- a CDS encoding M1 family metallopeptidase, producing the protein MFKIISIGFLLSVLGVSAQNNTGYWQQHVDYKMNVDMNVENFKYTGKQELIYTNNSPDSLYQVFYHLYFNAFQPGSEMDVRSRNIADPDPRVMDRISKLTPEEIGYLKVSSLTQNGTKVKYEVAGTVLEVQLNKPIAPGEKVTFSMDFDGQVPNQIRRSGRNSSENVALSMTQWYPKMAEYDFEGWHADPYIAREFHGVWGNFDVTINIDKKYILGGSGYLQNPQEIGYGYEKPGTKVKQKGKKLSWHFIAPNVHDFTWAADPEYIHDVVQVPDGPVLHFLYKNKKEYLENWKKLQPKSVDLMKYFSTTIGKYPYDQYSIIQGGDGGMEYAMCTLITGERSYGSLVGVTAHEMAHAWFQHILATNEAKHEWMDEGFTSYISTLAMDKVMEQNKTNPMSGMYQGYFQLATSGIEQPQSTHADRYTRNGAYGATAYAKGAVFMAQLGYVIGEENLSKTIKRYYDEWKFKHPTPNDFKRIAEKVSGIQLDWYLTDWTQTTNTVDYGIKDVSEKENKTSVTLERIGLMPMPLDVYVEYTDGTKESFYIPLRMMRKEKENPFPKMKRTLLADWTWTNPSYSLDISKSKSSIKSIEIDITKQMADVNSANNNFSQ